In Deltaproteobacteria bacterium, one genomic interval encodes:
- a CDS encoding MFS transporter — MAQLDVIIFAMWRSIPLTLFWFTYFGSLGIFYPLFSLYLRENAGLTGSQVGIVLAISPLIGMIAQPLWGQIADRTGARGRTLALLTLGTAFGYLWLGVARGFSSIVIAMVALALVGTAVFPLMTSVSLAILRSAGRHAFGHVRVWGTIGFFALVLIFPWILKHYGAPGSAAPTQLAQPGLELMFPVTAALVFVSAVIAWFLPSKGAVAMRAARGDWRELLHNRAFLRFLFFSLVANFLMHGPMWLFPLFVRSRGGDVETIRSMWILMLTIEIPLVLLTGSGIKRLGARGMLTVGVLVGGARWLLCALVHDPVLLFAVQALHGITVVGLNLGSPLYLDVVAPEKLRSTAQGVLSMVSAGIAGIASNATSGWLVDHGGTDLLYLICGVGCLALGLASFWILPAVRRQDSVRQEMAVTSETLT; from the coding sequence ATGGCGCAATTGGATGTTATCATCTTCGCAATGTGGCGTTCGATACCGCTGACTCTTTTCTGGTTTACTTATTTTGGCTCGCTGGGGATTTTCTATCCATTGTTCAGTTTGTACCTGCGTGAGAACGCCGGTCTGACCGGCTCGCAGGTGGGCATCGTGCTGGCGATCTCGCCGCTAATCGGCATGATCGCTCAGCCCCTCTGGGGGCAAATTGCCGACCGCACCGGCGCGCGCGGGCGGACACTCGCGCTTCTCACACTGGGCACAGCGTTTGGCTATCTCTGGCTCGGCGTAGCGCGCGGCTTTTCATCCATTGTGATCGCGATGGTCGCGCTGGCGTTGGTCGGCACGGCAGTTTTTCCTCTGATGACTTCGGTTAGCTTGGCGATTCTACGCAGTGCGGGACGGCACGCCTTCGGTCATGTGCGGGTCTGGGGCACCATCGGTTTCTTCGCATTGGTGCTGATCTTTCCGTGGATACTCAAACACTATGGCGCGCCGGGTTCGGCCGCGCCGACGCAGCTTGCTCAGCCCGGGCTAGAGCTCATGTTCCCTGTCACCGCAGCGTTGGTATTTGTTTCCGCCGTAATCGCCTGGTTCCTGCCAAGCAAGGGCGCGGTGGCCATGCGCGCGGCGCGCGGCGATTGGCGCGAGCTGTTGCACAACCGCGCGTTCCTGCGCTTCTTGTTCTTTTCTCTGGTGGCTAATTTTCTCATGCATGGGCCGATGTGGCTGTTTCCACTCTTTGTCCGATCGCGCGGCGGCGACGTCGAGACTATTCGCAGCATGTGGATCTTGATGCTGACAATCGAGATCCCGTTGGTTTTGCTCACCGGCAGCGGCATCAAGCGGCTCGGTGCGCGCGGCATGCTCACTGTCGGTGTTTTAGTGGGCGGGGCGCGTTGGCTGTTATGCGCGCTGGTTCACGACCCAGTGCTGTTATTCGCCGTCCAGGCGCTGCACGGCATTACCGTCGTCGGGCTCAACCTCGGCAGCCCGCTCTATCTCGACGTCGTCGCGCCGGAAAAGCTGCGGTCGACCGCGCAAGGCGTGCTCTCGATGGTCAGCGCCGGCATCGCCGGCATCGCTTCCAACGCGACCTCAGGTTGGCTCGTCGACCATGGCGGCACCGATTTGCTGTATCTTATTTGCGGTGTCGGTTGCCTGGCTTTAGGGCTGGCAAGTTTCTGGATCTTGCCGGCAGTGCGCCGGCAAGATTCGGTTAGACAAGAGATGGCGGTGACG